In one Lentimicrobiaceae bacterium genomic region, the following are encoded:
- the nuoE gene encoding NADH-quinone oxidoreductase subunit NuoE encodes MSDTIKSIIISYPPDAQEQLLSILQSLQDVEGYLTEEAISEVCSYLKIPKTKVYGIASFYDQFRFKPKAKVIIKVCHGTSCHIEGAVKLVDEIKNVIGIGIGETTKDNKFSLVTVGCMGACSKSPVISFNDEFYILSNPKEIRLIIEKYQNEY; translated from the coding sequence ATGTCCGACACAATAAAATCAATTATCATAAGCTATCCTCCTGATGCTCAGGAGCAGTTACTATCAATACTTCAATCGTTGCAAGACGTAGAAGGTTACCTTACCGAAGAAGCCATATCGGAAGTATGCAGTTACCTTAAAATTCCTAAAACAAAGGTCTACGGTATTGCCTCATTTTACGACCAATTTAGGTTTAAGCCTAAAGCTAAAGTTATTATCAAAGTTTGCCATGGCACATCGTGCCATATAGAAGGGGCTGTCAAGCTTGTTGATGAAATTAAAAATGTTATTGGTATTGGCATTGGCGAAACAACCAAAGACAATAAGTTTAGTTTGGTTACAGTTGGCTGTATGGGTGCTTGTAGCAAATCGCCTGTGATTAGCTTTAATGACGAATTTTATATTTTATCGAATCCCAAAGAGATAAGACTTATTATTGAAAAATATCAAAACGAATATTAA
- a CDS encoding NAD(P)H-dependent oxidoreductase subunit E, which yields MEDYQEFNMDNYKIPEFVICLGSSCFSRGNKSLVKIIKNYLKENGLEAKVKFYGKRCFANCANGPTIMLDGKVLENVNENNIKSILDEFFKLDLLNY from the coding sequence ATGGAAGATTATCAAGAATTTAATATGGATAATTATAAAATACCCGAATTTGTTATTTGTTTAGGTAGTTCGTGTTTTTCGAGGGGTAATAAAAGCTTGGTTAAAATTATAAAAAACTATTTAAAAGAAAACGGATTAGAGGCTAAGGTTAAATTTTATGGTAAACGCTGTTTTGCCAATTGTGCCAATGGTCCCACAATTATGCTTGACGGTAAAGTTTTGGAAAATGTTAACGAAAACAATATAAAATCTATTCTTGATGAATTTTTTAAGTTGGATCTGTTAAATTATTAA
- a CDS encoding [Fe-Fe] hydrogenase large subunit C-terminal domain-containing protein, whose amino-acid sequence MNSPFISIDYQKCIKCYACIRNCAVQAISISSNEGFPTINSDRCTGCGDCVIACKINALTYYDSKPETINLIKSSNKVVAIVDPAIAAEFADIADYRKFVKMIQSIGFENIHEVAFGVDVVGKKYNELVNNFMGKYYLFSCCPVVTQLVEKYYTGLVENLVPIVNPVIATAKIMKQLYGEEIKITYIGPCVAAKMDIHRKQYDGIIDTVLTFKELRELFNHFNIKESAIEFSDFSPPYGHKGGIYPIAEGILTASGIDYQLLNSNVITSRGNKSVIETLEEIENNFEDIHKHFNLFYCDDCIMGLGMKTDKKRQERVSSLNKYVLKRMKDFNIAEWNNELKKYSDLDLDIDYAENNQKFPAVSKERKQEILKSIKKDGDKSADCGNCGFKNCDYFAEAVANKVINTSLCSTYMVESKNEYISTLNSTNEKLQKQYSDLLVANRKNVNEAQDYKDKLEDFQNLIQKLPLAIFLVDKDLKILTSNESFINILGDEVKEINEIIPGLKGADLKTILPVQVYKLFTYVINSDEDVVGRDIPLNDKLLLLNIFSIKKNRIAGGVLRDMHTPEVRSEEVVSRVTEVIDLNLNLVQKIAFLLGEAGANTEKMLNSIIESHKNQ is encoded by the coding sequence ATGAATAGTCCATTTATTTCTATAGACTACCAAAAATGCATCAAGTGCTATGCTTGTATTAGGAATTGTGCTGTTCAAGCTATTTCAATATCGTCAAACGAAGGTTTTCCAACTATCAATTCCGATAGATGCACAGGTTGCGGCGATTGTGTAATTGCATGCAAGATTAATGCATTAACTTATTACGACTCGAAACCCGAAACAATAAATTTAATAAAATCGTCGAATAAGGTTGTTGCTATTGTCGATCCGGCTATTGCCGCCGAATTTGCAGATATTGCCGATTATCGCAAGTTTGTAAAAATGATACAATCTATTGGCTTTGAAAACATTCATGAAGTAGCTTTTGGAGTTGATGTTGTCGGGAAAAAATACAACGAACTCGTTAACAATTTTATGGGTAAGTATTATTTGTTTTCCTGCTGCCCTGTTGTTACGCAACTTGTTGAAAAATACTATACTGGCTTGGTCGAAAACTTGGTTCCTATTGTCAATCCTGTGATAGCTACTGCAAAAATAATGAAACAGCTGTACGGCGAAGAAATAAAGATAACGTACATTGGACCTTGTGTTGCAGCCAAAATGGATATTCATCGCAAACAGTATGACGGCATTATTGATACGGTGCTTACTTTTAAAGAGTTGAGAGAACTTTTTAATCATTTCAACATTAAAGAAAGCGCCATAGAGTTCTCTGATTTTTCGCCACCATACGGGCACAAAGGCGGTATTTATCCCATAGCTGAAGGAATATTAACAGCTTCGGGAATCGATTATCAATTGCTAAACAGTAACGTTATTACCTCTCGAGGAAACAAATCGGTTATTGAAACTTTAGAAGAAATTGAAAACAATTTTGAAGATATTCACAAGCATTTCAATTTGTTTTACTGCGACGACTGTATTATGGGTCTTGGCATGAAAACCGATAAAAAAAGGCAGGAAAGAGTTTCATCACTCAACAAATACGTTTTAAAACGTATGAAGGACTTTAATATAGCCGAATGGAATAACGAACTTAAAAAGTACTCCGACCTGGACTTGGATATTGATTATGCCGAAAACAATCAAAAATTCCCAGCTGTCAGCAAAGAAAGAAAACAAGAAATTTTGAAGAGCATAAAAAAAGATGGTGATAAAAGTGCAGATTGTGGAAATTGTGGCTTTAAAAACTGCGATTACTTTGCCGAAGCAGTTGCCAATAAAGTTATTAACACTAGTTTGTGCTCCACCTATATGGTTGAAAGTAAAAACGAATATATATCAACTTTAAATAGTACCAACGAAAAACTTCAAAAGCAATATTCGGATTTGCTTGTTGCTAACAGAAAAAATGTTAATGAAGCTCAAGATTATAAAGACAAGTTAGAAGACTTTCAGAATCTTATTCAAAAACTTCCGTTGGCAATATTTTTAGTAGATAAAGACTTGAAAATCTTAACTTCTAACGAAAGTTTTATTAATATTTTAGGAGATGAAGTTAAGGAAATCAACGAAATTATTCCCGGCTTAAAAGGAGCCGATTTAAAAACAATACTTCCTGTTCAGGTATATAAGTTGTTTACTTACGTTATTAATAGCGATGAAGACGTTGTGGGTAGAGATATTCCACTTAACGATAAATTGCTTTTACTGAATATTTTCAGCATTAAGAAAAACAGAATAGCCGGCGGCGTACTGCGAGATATGCACACACCAGAGGTTAGAAGCGAGGAAGTTGTAAGTAGAGTAACCGAAGTTATAGACTTAAACTTAAACTTAGTGCAGAAAATAGCATTTTTGTTGGGTGAAGCAGGAGCTAATACCGAAAAAATGCTTAATTCAATAATTGAGTCACATAAAAATCAATAA
- a CDS encoding SpoIIE family protein phosphatase, producing MEEQFFVEVRAVQKNHDEERICGDTFLSKRILEENRIIAVLSDGMGHGVKANVLSTLTATMALKFTEEYKDFRKIAEIIMNTLPECSERKISYSTFTIIDINFDGETQILEYDNPRTFIVRNKKLFDPNWETIVLESEKNYGKKLHLCKFKHQKEDRIISTSDGVTQSGMGSEKYPFGWTEENVQEYVLKLVSSDTTISASQLANKIVNMAVLNGRYKLKDDTSCLVTYYREPRKLLLSTGPPYEKVNDVRLGNIIKDFEGKKIVCGATTSDIVARELGVEIVDSFEFEDDELPPISYMPGIDLVTEGILTLSKVSDILNNYSPQYRIGKGPADLIVKMFIESDEIHFVIGTRINIAHQDPNLPIDLEIRRTVVRRIAKTLETKFLKQVFIQFI from the coding sequence ATGGAAGAGCAATTTTTTGTTGAGGTAAGAGCTGTTCAAAAAAACCACGATGAGGAACGTATTTGTGGAGATACTTTCCTGTCGAAAAGAATTTTGGAAGAAAATAGAATAATTGCAGTTTTGAGCGACGGAATGGGACATGGCGTTAAAGCCAATGTTTTAAGCACTCTAACGGCTACTATGGCTTTAAAATTTACCGAAGAATATAAAGATTTCAGGAAAATTGCCGAAATTATTATGAATACACTTCCGGAGTGTAGCGAAAGAAAAATAAGTTATTCAACTTTTACAATTATTGATATAAACTTCGACGGCGAGACTCAAATTCTTGAGTACGACAATCCGAGAACTTTTATTGTTAGAAATAAAAAATTATTTGATCCCAATTGGGAAACTATAGTTTTAGAGTCGGAGAAGAATTATGGGAAAAAACTGCATCTGTGTAAGTTTAAGCATCAAAAGGAAGACCGTATTATCAGCACTTCCGACGGAGTTACGCAGTCGGGAATGGGAAGCGAAAAGTACCCTTTTGGTTGGACTGAAGAGAATGTTCAGGAGTATGTTTTAAAATTGGTTAGTTCCGATACTACAATATCAGCTTCGCAGTTGGCTAATAAAATCGTCAATATGGCTGTTCTTAACGGCAGATACAAGTTAAAAGACGATACAAGTTGCTTGGTTACATATTATCGCGAACCGCGTAAATTATTGCTTTCTACCGGTCCACCTTACGAAAAAGTCAACGACGTAAGATTAGGCAATATTATAAAAGATTTTGAAGGCAAAAAAATTGTTTGCGGAGCTACAACAAGCGATATTGTTGCAAGAGAACTTGGTGTCGAAATTGTTGATAGCTTTGAGTTTGAAGATGATGAACTTCCCCCAATTTCGTATATGCCCGGTATCGACTTGGTTACCGAAGGTATACTTACGCTCAGCAAGGTTTCGGATATTTTGAATAATTATTCGCCACAATATAGAATAGGGAAGGGTCCCGCCGATTTGATTGTAAAAATGTTTATCGAATCGGACGAAATTCATTTTGTTATCGGGACTCGCATTAATATTGCTCATCAAGACCCAAATTTGCCCATCGACTTGGAAATCAGGCGAACGGTTGTAAGACGAATAGCCAAAACACTTGAAACAAAATTTTTGAAACAAGTCTTTATTCAGTTTATATAA
- a CDS encoding peroxiredoxin, translating into MEENKMNETIAMPRLGEKAPEFTAVTTQGTINFPSDYKGHWTILFSHPADFTPVCTTEFMTFATMAEDFEKANCKLVGLSVDGLHSHIAWLRTIKEKIDYKGMKNVEVKFPLIDDVSMNVAKKYGMIQPNTSATSAVRAVFFIDPKGIIRAMMYYPQSTGRNFPELYRVLIALQTTDEFGVATPADWQPGDEVIVPPANTCGVAQDRTEKPGDMKCYDWFFCTKKLEKETIMKKLIK; encoded by the coding sequence ATGGAAGAAAACAAAATGAATGAAACTATTGCAATGCCACGTCTTGGCGAAAAAGCTCCTGAATTTACAGCTGTAACAACACAAGGTACAATTAACTTTCCGTCTGATTACAAAGGGCATTGGACTATCCTATTTAGCCATCCGGCAGACTTTACACCGGTTTGTACTACCGAATTTATGACCTTTGCTACAATGGCAGAAGATTTTGAAAAAGCTAATTGCAAACTTGTAGGTCTTTCGGTTGACGGACTTCACAGCCACATTGCTTGGCTTAGAACCATCAAAGAAAAAATCGATTACAAAGGAATGAAAAATGTTGAAGTTAAATTCCCTTTAATTGATGATGTTAGCATGAATGTAGCTAAAAAATACGGCATGATTCAACCCAACACATCTGCAACTTCGGCTGTTCGTGCGGTATTTTTCATCGACCCGAAAGGTATTATCAGAGCTATGATGTACTACCCACAAAGCACAGGACGTAATTTCCCCGAATTGTACAGAGTTCTTATTGCACTTCAAACCACCGATGAATTTGGCGTTGCAACTCCAGCCGATTGGCAACCAGGAGACGAAGTTATTGTACCTCCTGCAAACACGTGCGGTGTAGCACAAGATAGAACCGAAAAGCCAGGCGATATGAAATGCTACGATTGGTTCTTCTGTACAAAGAAGTTAGAAAAAGAAACTATCATGAAAAAATTAATCAAATAG
- a CDS encoding transcriptional repressor translates to MKTTEEIGNILSEKGLKVTPQRISVYKAIYNLHTHPTTEDIIEEVKKDNAYISNATVYNVLDSFVKKGIVERIKTDRDKMRYDLMLENHHHIYCSNSMEIMDFYSEDIDKFLEKYFTDNPIKNFNIKSIQLQINGEYK, encoded by the coding sequence ATGAAAACAACGGAAGAAATAGGAAATATTTTATCGGAAAAGGGCTTGAAAGTTACGCCTCAAAGGATTAGCGTGTATAAAGCGATTTACAATTTGCATACTCACCCAACCACCGAAGATATAATTGAAGAAGTGAAAAAAGACAATGCGTATATTTCTAATGCTACTGTTTACAACGTATTGGACAGCTTTGTCAAGAAAGGTATAGTTGAAAGAATAAAAACTGATAGAGACAAAATGAGATATGATTTAATGCTTGAAAACCATCATCATATATATTGTTCTAATAGTATGGAAATAATGGATTTTTATTCGGAAGATATTGATAAGTTCCTTGAAAAATATTTTACCGACAATCCGATAAAAAATTTTAATATAAAAAGCATACAACTCCAAATTAACGGAGAATATAAATGA
- the mtaB gene encoding tRNA (N(6)-L-threonylcarbamoyladenosine(37)-C(2))-methylthiotransferase MtaB: MVNSKTRIAFHTFGCKLNFAETSAITNNLDKNKFEVVDIKSNADIFIIHTCSVTSVASKKCLTLVRSLAKRFPDSLIGVIGCDVQGNTDKYLNLKNVNWVIGNENKNQLSNILNAHSVNSEKHVDVSPIKQVNSFFSSYSIGQRTRSFLKVQDGCNYFCSYCYIPYIRGKSRSDTIKNIVSQANEIVGSGVKEIVLTGVNIGDFGKPNNENFYDLLVQLSQVDGLERLRISSIEPELLSFEIIDLAATAKNIMPHFHIPLQSGSDTILKDMRRKYKRSVFEEKVKYINKVIPDAYIAADVIVGFPTETDKLFNETYDFIKSLNISDLHIFTYSDRPNTVASGFDIKVDGNTKNMRHDRLNELCLRKKSEFYKKHKGLKAKVLWEKDNKDNIMHGFTENYIRVKSEYNEELVNTITDVVLLDIEDECFTVKILS; this comes from the coding sequence ATGGTAAATAGTAAAACAAGAATTGCTTTTCATACTTTCGGTTGCAAATTAAACTTTGCCGAAACCAGTGCCATTACTAATAATTTAGACAAAAATAAATTCGAAGTAGTTGATATTAAAAGCAATGCCGATATTTTTATTATTCATACCTGTTCGGTTACTTCGGTTGCATCGAAAAAGTGCCTTACTTTAGTTAGAAGTTTGGCTAAAAGATTTCCTGATTCGCTAATTGGTGTTATTGGCTGCGATGTGCAAGGAAATACTGATAAATACTTAAATCTGAAGAATGTTAACTGGGTAATTGGCAACGAAAATAAGAATCAACTTTCAAATATACTTAATGCACACAGCGTTAACTCCGAAAAGCACGTTGACGTAAGTCCAATAAAACAAGTAAATAGCTTTTTTAGCTCATACTCAATCGGTCAGCGGACACGTTCTTTTTTGAAGGTTCAAGACGGATGTAATTATTTTTGTTCGTACTGTTACATACCTTATATAAGAGGTAAAAGTCGGAGCGATACTATAAAAAATATTGTTTCGCAAGCCAATGAGATTGTCGGTTCGGGAGTTAAGGAAATAGTTCTGACGGGAGTTAATATTGGAGATTTCGGCAAACCTAACAACGAAAATTTTTACGATTTGCTTGTTCAGCTTTCGCAAGTCGATGGATTAGAACGGCTCAGAATATCATCAATTGAACCTGAATTGCTTTCTTTTGAAATAATTGATTTGGCTGCGACGGCAAAAAATATTATGCCGCATTTTCATATTCCTTTGCAAAGCGGTTCTGACACTATTCTCAAAGATATGAGGAGAAAGTACAAAAGAAGTGTTTTTGAAGAAAAAGTTAAGTATATAAACAAAGTTATTCCCGATGCGTACATAGCCGCCGATGTTATAGTCGGTTTTCCTACCGAAACCGACAAATTATTCAACGAAACCTACGATTTTATCAAATCTTTAAACATAAGCGATTTGCATATTTTCACCTATTCCGACCGTCCAAATACGGTTGCTTCCGGCTTTGATATTAAAGTTGATGGCAACACAAAAAACATGAGGCATGATAGGTTGAATGAATTATGTTTGCGTAAAAAGTCGGAATTTTATAAAAAGCATAAAGGTTTGAAAGCTAAAGTGTTGTGGGAAAAAGATAATAAAGACAATATTATGCACGGTTTTACCGAAAATTATATAAGAGTAAAATCAGAATACAACGAGGAATTGGTAAATACAATTACCGACGTTGTATTGTTAGATATTGAAGATGAATGTTTTACAGTTAAAATTTTATCATGA
- a CDS encoding inositol monophosphatase family protein translates to MINYKDICDSVIAISKVAGNFLMTEIEKIKVTDIKNKGVRDFVTYVDVNAEKMIVEALKKILPEAGFITEEGVETHRAEKYNWIIDPLDGTTNFVNKVPIYCTSIALMEDSEIVVGVIYEPNLDECFYAYKNSKSYLNGEVITVHDKPELISSLFATGFPYQEYEKMDEYVKVFKYFLSNSSGVRRLGSAAVDIAYTACGRFQGFYEFGLKPWDVAAGVIIIKQAGGVVSDFKNGNNYLFGAEIVAAAPTAHKETIKALEMFGL, encoded by the coding sequence ATGATAAATTATAAAGATATATGCGACAGCGTGATAGCAATATCAAAGGTCGCCGGCAATTTTTTGATGACCGAAATTGAAAAAATTAAGGTTACGGATATTAAAAACAAAGGCGTACGCGATTTTGTTACTTACGTTGACGTTAACGCCGAAAAAATGATAGTCGAGGCATTGAAAAAAATATTGCCCGAAGCAGGATTTATCACCGAAGAAGGTGTTGAAACACACAGAGCCGAAAAATACAACTGGATTATCGACCCTTTGGACGGAACAACCAATTTTGTTAATAAAGTTCCGATATATTGCACAAGTATAGCTCTTATGGAAGATTCGGAAATTGTTGTCGGTGTAATTTATGAGCCAAATTTAGATGAATGTTTTTATGCTTATAAAAATTCCAAATCGTATTTGAATGGCGAAGTCATTACGGTACACGACAAACCCGAACTTATTTCATCGCTTTTTGCCACAGGTTTTCCTTATCAAGAGTACGAAAAAATGGACGAGTATGTAAAAGTGTTTAAATACTTTTTAAGCAATTCGTCGGGAGTCAGACGTTTAGGTTCGGCAGCAGTCGATATTGCTTATACTGCCTGCGGCAGATTTCAGGGATTTTACGAGTTTGGTCTAAAACCATGGGACGTAGCCGCCGGAGTCATCATAATAAAGCAAGCGGGTGGGGTAGTCAGCGATTTTAAAAACGGCAATAATTACCTATTCGGAGCCGAAATAGTTGCAGCCGCTCCCACAGCACATAAAGAAACTATTAAGGCGCTTGAGATGTTTGGATTGTAA